A section of the Branchiostoma lanceolatum isolate klBraLanc5 chromosome 19, klBraLanc5.hap2, whole genome shotgun sequence genome encodes:
- the LOC136425568 gene encoding uncharacterized protein, with translation MRALGIFFLGCSILVSFASSDDSTDMQTEDMLEDTLFKILSAAEKEKQQEISKRVEDILDDLTELAGEEDALDLRAAGDAETSTVTEEEADATGEVADDGLIIKKGCGDHQEGEKWGTPEHDNCLCAGPDSFCDHVDCPSGSEITRDSNGLWECPGGSSTDDSDEKRAQVDMLEDRLIQILEEEDALDLRVADGVETPTVRGAEENATVDKGEVGIDSRGLADGRLIKKGTGTCPSGYHQNNGKCYRACLFRKTWHEASAYCRSLGQGGNLAMPKDHSTNNFLIQLKNARCKSGGFWFGLNDKYREGQWKWVDGSSLGWYKYWGPGEPNNVHGGEDCAEYFPHYWRNSKWNDARCNEKRYFICERAPNGGGSYRADYRCGSRYPAGNGYAAACNANGPSPCCSRWDWCGGSAAHCNCAGCVDYRKRDFRNDFRCGQGFPAGNGRPAKCNPSGPSPCCSRWKWCGSSSLHCNCHGCVDYRKYG, from the exons ATGACAGCACTGACATGCAGACTGAAGACATGCTGGAAGACACCCTTTTCAAGATACTGTCTG CCGCTGAGAAGGAGAAGCAACAAGAAATTTCCAAGAGGGTGGAGGACATCCTTGATGATCTCACGGAACTAGCAG GAGAAGAAGATGCTCTTGACCTCAGGGCAGCGGGTGATGCAGAGACTTCTACTGTTACAGAAGAAGAGGCAGATGCTACTGGTGAAGTCGCTGATGACGGACTGATCATAAAGAAAGGTTGTGGAGACCATCAG GAAGGAGAAAAGTGGGGCACACCTGAGCATGACAACTGTCTCTGTGCAGGACCGGACAGTTTCTGCGATCATGTTGACTGCCCTTCTGGTTCCGAGATTACCCGTGACTCCAATGGTCTCTGGGAATGTCCAGGAGGTTCCTCAACAG ATGACAGCGATGAGAAGCGAGCTCAAGTGGACATGCTGGAGGATAGGCTTATCCAGATACTGGAAG AAGAAGATGCTCTTGACCTTAGGGTGGCGGATGGTGTCGAGACTCCTACAGTAAGAGGAGCAGAGGAAAATGCTACTGTTGATAAAG GAGAAGTTGGAATAGACTCCCGTGGGTTAGCTGATGGTAGACTGATAAAAAAGGGAACAG GCACATGCCCCTCCGGTTATCACCAGAATAATGGGAAGTGCTACAGAGCATGCCTCTTTCGAAAAACCTGGCACGAAGCATCTGCATACTGCCGCAGCCTGGGACAAGGTGGAAATCTTGCCATGCCAAAAGACCACAGCACCAACAATTTCTTGATCCAACTGAAAAATGCTAGATGCAAATCTGGGGGTTTTTGGTTTGGACTGAATGATAAGTATAGAGAGGGCCAGTGGAAATGGGTTGATGGCTCCTCTCTTGGGTGGTACAAGTACTGGGGACCAGGTGAGCCAAATAATGTGCATGGTGGTGAAGACTGTGCGGAGTATTTTCCGCATTACTGGAGGAACAGCAAGTGGAACGATGCCAGGTGTAACGAGAAAAGATATTTCATTTGTGAGAGGGCACCGAACG GTGGGGGCTCCTACCGTGCAGATTATCGTTGCGGGTCCCGCTACCCCGCAGGAAACGGTTACGCCGCTGCATGCAACGCCAATGGACCATCCCCATGCTGTTCCCGATGGGACTGGTGCGGCGGTTCGGCAGCCCACTGTAACTGTGCCGGTTGTGTTGACTACAGGAAGCGAG ACTTCCGTAATGATTTTCGTTGCGGGCAGGGCTTCCCAGCAGGAAACGGTCGCCCCGCTAAATGCAACCCCTCTGGACCATCCCCATGCTGTTCCAGATGGAAGTGGTGCGGCAGTTCATCTCTCCACTGCAACTGTCATGGGTGTGTCGACTACAGGAAATACG